One window of the Anguilla rostrata isolate EN2019 chromosome 13, ASM1855537v3, whole genome shotgun sequence genome contains the following:
- the npffl gene encoding pro-FMRFamide-related neuropeptide FF like — protein METGAWLTLLGLVLALAGVGRALQEDGVLESGERSRGNSDERYTEQLAEVLEGGDQAGQGLDQRLLTAVLHSLFQGTQRYGRNPSVLHQPQRFGRGARGALLAEGRIQSRDWEGVPGQIWSMAVPQRFGKK, from the exons ATGGAAACAGGGGCGTGGCTCACCCTTCTGGGTCTGGTTCTGGCCCTGGCTGGAGTGGGCCGGGCCCTGCAGGAGGACGGGGTGCTGGAGTCCGGCGAGCGCTCACGGGGAAACTCTGACGAGCGCTACACAGAGCAGCTGGCCGAGGTGCTG GAGGGCGGAGACCAAGCGGGACAGGGGCTGGACCAGCGTCTCCTGACAGCCGTCCTGCACTCCCTCTTCCAGGGCACACAGAGGTACGGCCGCAACCCCTCAGTCCTTCACCAGCCACAGAG gtTCGGGCGGGGTGCCCGGGGGGCCCTCCTGGCAGAAGGGCGGATACAGTCCCGCGACTGGGAGGGCGTCCCGGGACAGATCTGGAGCATGGCCGTGCCACAGAGATTCGGGAAGAAGTAG